Proteins encoded within one genomic window of Cucumis sativus cultivar 9930 chromosome 3, Cucumber_9930_V3, whole genome shotgun sequence:
- the LOC101203967 gene encoding uncharacterized protein LOC101203967, producing MLTHVKGPLPPTPPTLPHPNWNTTVLRFTAPLALTTSTCRIATTAAAILAAAAVIASPPPSAATETSATLSEQQEESSTLSNIPQTLSGECAQPSDCKKARIQRPKSRKAESCTIKCVGTCIRGGDGSPGEGPLNIRRPIVVFKQGFRSRQYCLVECSDICNLIGDGDDGP from the exons ATGCTAACCCATGTAAAAGGTCCACTTCCCCCAACTCCACCAACCCTACCACATCCTAATTGGAACACCACCGTCCTCCGATTCACCGCTCCCCTCGCCCTTACCACATCCACTTGCCGTATAGCAACCACTGCGGCAGCGATTCTCGCAGCTGCAGCCGTGATTGCTTCGCCTCCCCCGTCTGCCGCCACCGAGACCAGCGCTACCTTATCAGAACAACAAGAAGAAAGTAGTACGCTGTCGAACATTCCGCAGACTCTTTCCGGCGAGTGCGCGCAGCCGAGCGACTGCAAGAAGGCGAGAATTCAACGGCCGAAGTCGAGGAAGGCGGAATCTTGCACGATAAAGTGCGTGGGAACTTGCATTAGAGGCGGCGATGGATCTCCCGGAGAAGGGCCTCTGAACATCAGGAG ACCAATTGTTGTTTTCAAGCAAGGGTTTCGAAGTCGTCAATACTG TTTGGTGGAATGTTCAGATATATGCAATTTGATCGGAGATGGTGATGATGGACCTTAA